From Camelina sativa cultivar DH55 chromosome 20, Cs, whole genome shotgun sequence, the proteins below share one genomic window:
- the LOC104768474 gene encoding importin subunit alpha-9 → MADDGTASNRRDPIKSSVGNVAGQRRRQQAVTVAKERRELLVRAKRLCRVGTNGDVEDACVENEMMIDEEQPILEAQASKAVEELKFAVQYQGKGAMQKRVTALRELRRLLSKSEFPPVEAALSAGAIPLLVQCLSFGSPDEQLLESAWCLTNIAAGKPEETKALLPALPLLIAHLGEKSSAPVAEQCAWAIGNVAGEGEDLRNVLLSQGALPPLARMIFPDKGSTVRTAAWALSNLIKGPEPKAAAQLVKVDGILDAILRHLKKSDEVTATEIAWIIVYLSALSDIATSMLLKGGILQLLLERLATSKSLQLLIPVLRSVGNFVAVDPKAILTFLIREQNTEESIVGVLAKCLRSEHRVLKKEAAWVLSNIAAGSIEHKRMIHSTEVMSLLLRLLSTSPFDIRKEVAYVLGNLCVESAEGGDTKPRIIQDHLVSIVRGGCLPGFIELVRSPDIEAARLGLQFIELVLRGIPNGEGPKLVEGEDXLMQWKGSSSMKTKS, encoded by the exons ATGGCAGATGATGGCACCGCGTCTAATCGAAGAGACCCAATAAAGTCTTCAG TTGGGAATGTTGCGGGACAAAGAAGACGGCAACAAGCTGTTACGGTTGCAAAGGAAAGAAGGGAATTACTGGTTAGGGCAAAGCGGCTTTGTAGGGTGGGTACTAATGGCGATGTTGAGGATGCTTGTGTTGAGAAtgagatgatgattgatgaagagCAGCCAATATTGGAGGCTCAAGCTAGTAAAGCAGTGGAAGAACTCAAGTTTGCTGTTCAATATCA GGGAAAAGGTGCGATGCAGAAGAGGGTGACTGCTCTTCGGGAACTCAGGCGTTTACTGTCAAAATCAGAGTTCCCTCCTGTTGAAGCTGCCCTCAGCGCTGGTGCAATACCTTTACTTGTGCAGTGTCTCTCATTTGGCTCTCCCGACGAACAG TTACTTGAGTCAGCGTGGTGTCTCACAAACATTGCTGCTGGAAAacctgaagaaacaaaagctCTATTACCTGCACTGCCATTGCTTATTGCTCACCTTGGAG AAAAGAGCTCTGCACCGGTGGCTGAGCAGTGTGCATGGGCTATCGGTAATGTTGCGGGTGAAGGAGAAGATTTGAGAAATGTTCTTTTGTCTCAAGGGGCTTTGCCACCTCTAGCACGTATGATTTTTCCTGACAAGGGTTCAACAGTGAGGACAGCTGCATGGGCATTGTCAAATCTGATTAAG GGCCCTGAGCCAAAGGCAGCAGCACAACTTGTTAAAGTCGATGGGATACTGGACGCAATTCTTCGACACTTAAAGAAATC GGATGAAGTAACTGCCACGGAAATTGCATGGATCATTGTTTACCTATCTGCCCTTTCAGATATCGCTACAAGTATGCTCTTGAAGGGAGGCATTCTTCAACTACTTCTTGAAAGATTAGCAACCTCAAAGAGTCTACAACTTCTTATCCCG GTTCTACGAAGTGTGGGCAACTTTGTCGCTGTTGATCCCAAAGCAATATTAACTTTTCTTATCCGTGAACAGAACACTGAAG AAAGTATCGTTGGTGTGCTTGCAAAGTGCTTAAGAAGCGAGCACCGTGTTTTAAAGAAG GAAGCGGCATGGGTGCTATCTAATATAGCCGCGGGATCTATTGAACACAAGAGAATGATACATTCTACTGAAGTAATGTCATTGTTGCTACGGCTTCTTTCGACATCACCATTTGATATAAGGAAAGAAGTTGCCTATGTCTTGGGAAATCTTTGTGTAGAATCTGCAGAAGGAGGAGACACAAAACCAAGGATAATTCAAGATCACTTAGTCTCCATTGTCAGAGGCGGTTGCCTGCCAGGTTTTATTGAGCTGGTCAGATCTCCTGATATCGAAGCTGCTAGGCT
- the LOC104768475 gene encoding lipid phosphate phosphatase gamma, chloroplastic-like — translation MDLIPQQLKAVTLTHVRYRPGDQLGHFLAWISLVPVFISLGGFVSHFLFRRELQGIFFGIGLVISQFINEFIKRSVEQARPETCTLLEACDSHGWPSSHSQFMFFFATYFSLMGCKGIGFWFGLRSRWIMNLLHWSLALVTMYSRVYLGYHTVAQVFAGATLGGVVGASWFWFVNSVLYPFFPVIEESVLGRWLYVKDTSHIPDVLKFEYDNARAARKDMDSAKSD, via the coding sequence ATGGATCTCATACCTCAGCAGCTAAAGGCCGTAACACTCACACACGTCCGGTACCGTCCGGGAGATCAGCTCGGACATTTCCTAGCCTGGATCTCTCTCGTCCCTGTATTCATCAGCCTCGGCGGATTCGTTTCTCATTTCCTATTCCGACGTGAGCTTCAAGGGATCTTCTTCGGTATAGGTCTCGTGATCTCTCAATTCATCAACGAATTTATCAAAAGATCCGTGGAACAAGCTCGTCCCGAGACATGTACGTTGCTCGAAGCTTGCGATTCCCACGGATGGCCATCGAGTCACTCGCAGTTCATGTTCTTCTTCGCTACGTATTTTAGTTTGATGGGATGTAAAGGAATTGGGTTCTGGTTTGGGTTAAGAAGCAGATGGATTATGAATCTTCTTCATTGGTCTTTAGCTCTTGTTACCATGTATTCTAGGGTTTATTTAGGTTACCACACGGTGGCTCAGGTTTTCGCAGGTGCGACGCTTGGTGGTGTTGTTGGTGCGAGTTGGTTCTGGTTTGTGAATTCTGTGTTGTATCCGTTTTTTCCGGTGATTGAGGAGAGTGTGTTGGGGAGATGGCTTTATGTTAAGGATACTTCACATATCCCTGATGTGTTGAAGTTTGAATATGACAATGCAAGAGCTGCTAGGAAGGATATGGATTCTGCTAAGTCTGATTAA
- the LOC104768477 gene encoding peptidyl-prolyl cis-trans isomerase FKBP15-3-like has product MGGRKLAVEVLCRPYLPTTHMRRRYRWPLPGLQPYPDSSTSDAAIPQSRSESSKTPDKPVEKKRRFSKEDATATSIPTLVEKQTPDLAGLVVDDICMGDGKTKADPGKWVTVHYTARLHKNGRIYYSTCGGHPYEFRVGWYYNEIRK; this is encoded by the exons ATGGGAGGACGCAAATTAGCTGTTGAGGTTCTTTGTAGACCGTATTTACCCACTACCCACATGCGCCGCCGCTACAGGTGGCCACTACCTGGTCTCCAACCAT ATCCCGACAGCTCTACCAGTGATGCAGCCATTCCACAAAGCAg GAGTGAAAGCTCCAAGACTCCAGATAAACCTGTTGAGAAGAAAAGGAGGTTTAGTAAGGAAGATGCTACAGCTACATCCATTCCTACTTTAGTTGAGAAGCAAACACCTGATCTAGCTGGGCTAGTTGTTGACGATATATGCATGGGCGACGGCAAGACGAAAGCTGATCCTGGAAAATGG GTTACTGTCCACTATACTGCAAGGCTTCATAAAAATGGGAGGATTTACTATTCCACCTGTGGAGGGCATCCTTATGAGTTTCGTGTAGGTTGGTATTATAACGAGATTCGAAAATAA
- the LOC104768479 gene encoding uncharacterized protein LOC104768479 isoform X3, with amino-acid sequence MMLSRRPVSSPGRVEKYPPPFMGFLRSKSNGGSTSRSRSRGRSRASPLFVRRNKSAAAVAQEPSSPKVTCMGQVRVNRSKPKIKPESRDNPTRRRCKWMQNASFNKFAGKIKTLSFWPNCRLFSFLCSRPEVKEKDSPISQLDRPATEPVQEIKDEIVEVEEKFENPKLCVSPATTPPIDALLLTRSRSAPYRSSSLAFRFWEENNQRAAESQRSEKTESEIPTEKINSVSESENIDSDEVEITFIQRPVLTRSKSEPARIGREDDGVTSE; translated from the exons atgatgctttcTCGGAGACCCGTCTCGAGTCCGG GTCGGGTCGAGAAATATCCACCGCCTTTTATGGGGTTTCTGAGGAGTAAGAGTAACGGCGGAAGTACAAGTAGAAGCCGAAGCAGAGGAAGGTCACGCGCGAGTCCTCTCTTCGTTCGCCGGAATAAATCAGCTGCGGCGGTTGCTCAAGAACCGTCGTCTCCTAAAGTTACTTGCATGGGTCAAGTCCGAGTCAACCGATCGAAGCCCAAAATTAAACCCGAATCTCGAGATAACCCGACCCGACGACGATGCAAGTGGATGCAAAACGCGTCGTTTAACAAATTCGCCGGGAAAATCAAAACGCTGTCGTTTTGGCCTAACTGTAGATTGTTTTCGTTTCTTTGTTCTCGTCCGGAAGTGAAGGAGAAAGATTCTCCGATAAGCCAATTAGATCGTCCGGCGACGGAACCAGTCCAAGAAATTAAAGATGAAATCGTCGAAGTAGAAGAAAAGttcgaaaaccctaaattatgTGTGTCTCCGGCTACAACGCCGCCGATAGACGCGCTTTTGTTAACGAGAAGCAGATCTGCACCGTATAGATCGTCGTCGTTGGCTTTTAGATTCTGGGAAGAAAACAACCAACGAGCAGCTGAATCACAGAGATCGGAGAAAACTGAATCGGAAATTCCCACCGAGAAGATCAATAGTGTTTCCGAGTCGGAGAATATTGATAGTGATGAAGTAGAGATAACGTTTATACAGCGGCCGGTGTTGACAAGGAGCAAATCGGAGCCGGCGAGGATCGGGCGAGAAGATGATGGTGTTACTTCcgaatga
- the LOC104768479 gene encoding uncharacterized protein LOC104768479 isoform X1 — protein MMLSRRPVSSPGRVEKYPPPFMGFLRSKSNGGSTSRSRSRGRSRASPLFVRRNKSAAAVAQEPSSPKVTCMGQVRVNRSKPKIKPESRDNPTRRRCKWMQNASFNKFAGKIKTLSFWPNCRLFSFLCSRPEVKEKDSPISQLDRPATEPVQEIKDEIVEVEEKFENPKLCVSPATTPPIDALLLTRSRSAPYRSSSLAFRFWEENNQRAAESQRSEKTESEIPTEKINSVSESENIDSDEVEITFIQRPVLTRSKSEPARIGREDDGVTSE, from the exons atgatgctttcTCGGAGACCCGTCTCGAGTCCGGGTCGGGTCGAGAAATATCCACCGCCTTTTATGGGGTTTCTGAGGAGTAAGAGTAACGGCGGAAGTACAAGTAGAAGCCGAAGCAGAGGAAGGTCACGCGCGAGTCCTCTCTTCGTTCGCCGGAATAAATCAGCTGCGGCGGTTGCTCAAGAACCGTCGTCTCCTAAAGTTACTTGCATGGGTCAAGTCCGAGTCAACCGATCGAAGCCCAAAATTAAACCCGAAT CTCGAGATAACCCGACCCGACGACGATGCAAGTGGATGCAAAACGCGTCGTTTAACAAATTCGCCGGGAAAATCAAAACGCTGTCGTTTTGGCCTAACTGTAGATTGTTTTCGTTTCTTTGTTCTCGTCCGGAAGTGAAGGAGAAAGATTCTCCGATAAGCCAATTAGATCGTCCGGCGACGGAACCAGTCCAAGAAATTAAAGATGAAATCGTCGAAGTAGAAGAAAAGttcgaaaaccctaaattatgTGTGTCTCCGGCTACAACGCCGCCGATAGACGCGCTTTTGTTAACGAGAAGCAGATCTGCACCGTATAGATCGTCGTCGTTGGCTTTTAGATTCTGGGAAGAAAACAACCAACGAGCAGCTGAATCACAGAGATCGGAGAAAACTGAATCGGAAATTCCCACCGAGAAGATCAATAGTGTTTCCGAGTCGGAGAATATTGATAGTGATGAAGTAGAGATAACGTTTATACAGCGGCCGGTGTTGACAAGGAGCAAATCGGAGCCGGCGAGGATCGGGCGAGAAGATGATGGTGTTACTTCcgaatga
- the LOC104768479 gene encoding uncharacterized protein LOC104768479 isoform X2: MMISRRPVSSPGRVEKYPPPFMGFLRSKSNGGSTSRSRSRGRSRASPLFVRRNKSAAAVAQEPSSPKVTCMGQVRVNRSKPKIKPESRDNPTRRRCKWMQNASFNKFAGKIKTLSFWPNCRLFSFLCSRPEVKEKDSPISQLDRPATEPVQEIKDEIVEVEEKFENPKLCVSPATTPPIDALLLTRSRSAPYRSSSLAFRFWEENNQRAAESQRSEKTESEIPTEKINSVSESENIDSDEVEITFIQRPVLTRSKSEPARIGREDDGVTSE; encoded by the coding sequence ATGATGATTTCTCGGAGACCCGTTTCGAGTCCGGGTCGGGTCGAGAAATATCCACCGCCTTTTATGGGGTTTCTGAGGAGTAAGAGTAACGGCGGAAGTACAAGTAGAAGCCGAAGCAGAGGAAGGTCACGCGCGAGTCCTCTCTTCGTTCGCCGGAATAAATCAGCTGCGGCGGTTGCTCAAGAACCGTCGTCTCCTAAAGTTACTTGCATGGGTCAAGTCCGAGTCAACCGATCGAAGCCCAAAATTAAACCCGAATCTCGAGATAACCCGACCCGACGACGATGCAAGTGGATGCAAAACGCGTCGTTTAACAAATTCGCCGGGAAAATCAAAACGCTGTCGTTTTGGCCTAACTGTAGATTGTTTTCGTTTCTTTGTTCTCGTCCGGAAGTGAAGGAGAAAGATTCTCCGATAAGCCAATTAGATCGTCCGGCGACGGAACCAGTCCAAGAAATTAAAGATGAAATCGTCGAAGTAGAAGAAAAGttcgaaaaccctaaattatgTGTGTCTCCGGCTACAACGCCGCCGATAGACGCGCTTTTGTTAACGAGAAGCAGATCTGCACCGTATAGATCGTCGTCGTTGGCTTTTAGATTCTGGGAAGAAAACAACCAACGAGCAGCTGAATCACAGAGATCGGAGAAAACTGAATCGGAAATTCCCACCGAGAAGATCAATAGTGTTTCCGAGTCGGAGAATATTGATAGTGATGAAGTAGAGATAACGTTTATACAGCGGCCGGTGTTGACAAGGAGCAAATCGGAGCCGGCGAGGATCGGGCGAGAAGATGATGGTGTTACTTCcgaatga
- the LOC104768481 gene encoding uncharacterized protein LOC104768481 isoform X2: MKSTVVSFLIIYLLLAVPCFAKGSEQTDSEVYEIDYRGPETHNSRPPPETIHGKPPYIHHKTLTAGSAGAHVEGKN; encoded by the exons ATGAAATCGACCGTCGTGAGTTTCCTCATCATCTACCTCCTCCTTGCCGTGCCTTGCTTCGCTAAAG GATCAGAGCAAACGGATTCAGAGGTGTACGAGATCGATTACAGGGGGCCGGAGACTCATAACTCTAGACCTCCGCCGGAGACTATACACGGCAAACCACCGTACATCCACCATAAAACCCTCACCGCTGGATCGGCCGGTGCTCATGTAGAAGGAAAGA actag
- the LOC104768481 gene encoding uncharacterized protein LOC104768481 isoform X1 → MKSTVVSFLIIYLLLAVPCFAKGSEQTDSEVYEIDYRGPETHNSRPPPETIHGKPPYIHHKTLTAGSAGAHVEGKMDDNGDSKYEGLIN, encoded by the exons ATGAAATCGACCGTCGTGAGTTTCCTCATCATCTACCTCCTCCTTGCCGTGCCTTGCTTCGCTAAAG GATCAGAGCAAACGGATTCAGAGGTGTACGAGATCGATTACAGGGGGCCGGAGACTCATAACTCTAGACCTCCGCCGGAGACTATACACGGCAAACCACCGTACATCCACCATAAAACCCTCACCGCTGGATCGGCCGGTGCTCATGTAGAAGGAAAGA TGGATGATAATGGTGACTCGAAATATGAAGGATTAATCAATTGA
- the LOC104768482 gene encoding L-type lectin-domain containing receptor kinase VIII.2-like has translation MIVSVANLTTTETEIFETSPQLFVPKESNEKNLQMLKLPHRFLSVYSTLIHIIASFLCSSDVRGDFPATRFDLGTLTLSSLKLLGDAHLNNGTIKLTRELSVPTSTAGKALYGKPVKFRHPETHSPASFTTYFSFTVTNLNPSSIGGGLAFVICPDGEYIGSSGGFLGLTEETGSGSGFVAVEFDTLMDVEFKDVNGNHVGLDLNAVVSAAVSDLGNVDIDLKSGNAVNSWITYDGSGRVLTVYVSYSNVKPESPILSVPLDLDRYVSDSMFVGFSGSTQGSTEIHSIDWWSFTSSFESSESPPPMSNSPPLSSSSASIVPSVSTVRRKTADPSSSCRNKLCKKSPAAVAGVVTAGAFFLALFAGVIIWVYSNKIKYNRKSESFPSEIIKSPREFTYKELKLATDSFSSSRVIGNGAFGTVYRGILPDSGETIAIKRCSHISQGNTEFLSELSLIGTLRHRNLLRLQGYCREKGEILLIYDLMPNGSLDKALYESPTTLPWPHRRQILRGVASALAYLHQECENQIIHRDVKTSNIMLDASFNPKLGDFGLARQTEHDKSPDATAAAGTMGYLAPEYLLTGRATEKTDVFSYGAVVLEVCTGRRPITRPEPEPGLRPGLRSSLVDWVWGLYREGKLLTAVDERLRNGGEFNPEEINRVLMVGLACSKPDPVTRPTMRSVVQILVGEADVPEVPIAKPSSSMSFSTSELLLTLQDSVSDCNEVLAPISTTSCSSSEHDIFIVGKDRSV, from the coding sequence ACTCAACTCTCATCCACATTATCGCCTCTTTCCTCTGTTCCTCCGACGTCAGAGGCGATTTCCCGGCGACGAGATTCGATTTAGGTACGTTgactctctcaagtctcaagcTTCTCGGCGATGCTCATCTCAACAACGGAACTATAAAGCTCACTCGTGAGCTCTCTGTTCCTACTTCCACCGCCGGTAAAGCTCTTTACGGCAAACCGGTTAAATTCCGCCACCCGGAGACTCATTCTCCGGCGAGCTTCACTACGTACTTCTCCTTCACGGTAACCAATCTCAATCCTTCTTCGATTGGCGGTGGATTAGCTTTCGTTATCTGCCCTGATGGAGAATACATCGGATCCTCCGGTGGGTTTCTCGGTCTAACCGAAGAAACCGGATCCGGGTCGGGTTTTGTCGCGGTTGAATTCGACACGTTGATGGATGTGGAATTCAAAGACGTGAACGGGAACCACGTGGGGTTGGATCTAAACGCCGTCGTTTCAGCCGCGGTATCAGATTTGGGAAACGTCGACATCGATCTCAAGAGCGGAAACGCCGTGAACTCATGGATCACTTACgacgggtcgggtcgggttttaACCGTTTACGTCTCTTACTCAAACGTGAAACCCGAATCTCCGATTTTGTCGGTTCCTCTCGATCTCGACCGTTACGTTAGCGATTCAATGTTCGTTGGGTTCTCAGGATCAACACAAGGAAGCACTGAGATTCACAGTATAGATTGGTGGAGCTTTACTTCATCTTTCGAATCATCTGAATCTCCACCGCCGATGTCTAACTCTCCTCCTCTGTCGTCCTCGTCGGCGTCGATCGTTCCATCCGTATCCACCGTCCGGAGAAAAACAGCCGATCCGTCTTCCTCTTGCCGTAACAAACTCTGTAAAAAATCACCAGCCGCCGTCGCCGGAGTAGTAACCGCCGGAGCATTCTTCTTAGCATTATTCGCCGGAGTTATAATATGGGTTTACTCCAACAAGATCAAATACAATCGAAAGTCTGAATCTTTCCCATCGGAGATCATCAAATCGCCGAGAGAATTCACATACAAGGAGCTTAAGTTAGCCACCGATTCTTTCAGCTCGTCGAGAGTCATCGGAAACGGAGCGTTCGGTACAGTCTACAGAGGAATCTTACCAGATTCCGGCGAAACCATCGCGATCAAAAGATGCAGTCACATCTCTCAAGGAAACACTGAATTCTTATCGGAGTTATCTCTAATCGGAACACTTCGTCACCGGAATCTTCTCCGTCTTCAAGGCTATTGCAGAGAGAAAGGagaaattttgttaatttacgATCTAATGCCTAACGGATCACTTGATAAAGCACTCTACGAGTCTCCGACGACGTTACCGTGGCCTCACCGGAGACAAATCCTTCGTGGGGTAGCTTCTGCGTTAGCGTATTTGCATCAAGAGTGTGAGAATCAGATCATTCACCGTGATGTGAAGACAAGCAACATTATGCTAGACGCAAGTTTTAATCCGAAGTTAGGAGATTTCGGACTCGCTAGACAAACGGAGCACGATAAGTCGCCGGACGCAACCGCCGCCGCCGGAACAATGGGCTATTTAGCGCCGGAGTATTTGCTTACCGGTCGAGCGACGGAGAAAACCGACGTTTTTAGCTACGGAGCCGTTGTTCTTGAAGTATGCACTGGTCGAAGACCTATTACCCGACCCGAACCGGAACCTGGTTTAAGACCCGGTTTAAGATCGAGTTTGGTAGATTGGGTTTGGGGTTTGTATAGAGAAGGGAAGCTATTGACGGCGGTGGACGAGCGGTTGAGGAACGGCGGAGAATTTAACCCGGAGGAGATTAATCGGGTTTTGATGGTGGGCCTTGCTTGTTCAAAACCCGACCCAGTAACGCGGCCCACTATGAGAAGTGTGGTTCAGATTCTAGTTGGGGAAGCTGATGTACCGGAAGTTCCGATTGCGAAGCCGTCGTCGTCGATGAGCTTTAGTACGTCGGAGTTATTGCTTACGTTACAAGACAGTGTATCGGACTGTAATGAAGTTTTGGCTCCCATCTCTACGACTTCTTGTTCCTCGTCCGAACATGACATCTTCATTGTCGGCAAGGACCGATCGGTTTAA